A segment of the Brienomyrus brachyistius isolate T26 chromosome 13, BBRACH_0.4, whole genome shotgun sequence genome:
AAGCAGGTCGTCGGGCTTTTCCGCCATCAGCCGCGAAACCATCGAAAACTTGACCGAGTTGGATGATTTGGAGCGGGTATACCAACAGCTGTGTGATGAAGAAGTGAGTGtaaaaatataatgtaaaagAAAGGTGGTAGCTGTAAGTTCAGACAGTCAAGGAGTGTCTGTGTCCTGTATTTACAACGGACATAGTTATTGAAATATAGTGATGGAACGAGATGAAAATGTACGTGAATTttaaatttagttttatttCCATTTTATCTAGAAACAGGTGGAGTCCGAGCTTGAGTCGCTGGTCAGTCAACAGGGTAACATTGAGACCAAGATGCTTGCTCTGCAAAGGATGGGGTAAGTTGTTGTTTGTGAAGGTGGCAGGCAGTAGTAGGGATGGATTATGCAGCTAGCTGAGTTTTTGCTCACTTTCTTGCTCTTTCATAGTGGAGCACTGTTTGACTGTCTAGATTCCTTTTAGTTCACCTGGATCTGCAACACATCTTCTCAAATGTGTCTCTCAGGCCTAACTTGCAACTGATAGAGGGTGATGCCAGCCAGCTTTCTGGAATGATCACCTTCACCTGCAGCCTGGCCGAGAACGTGAGCAGTAAAGTGCGGCAACTGGATCTTGCAAAGGTAATGTACCCGGATTTTCACACATTGAGTATGAACACAATGCTATACAGTAGATTTCAGCAGAAGGTAAAATGCTCAGTGTCTGTTCCCCAACCCTGGTAGAACCGTCTGTATCAGGCCATCCAGCGTGCTGATGACATCCTGGACTTGAAGTTCTGCACGGACGGCGTGCAGACGGCGCTGCGCAATGAGGACTACGAGCAGGCAGCCGCACATGTGCACCGATACCTTTCACTGGACCAGTCGGTCATTGAACTAAGTCGCCAAGGGGGAGAGAGTGAGCCTTTAAATACTTTTTGGATAAAACATATGACAGCAGCCGACAATCCcatagaccagtgtttctcaaccaagTCCTttgcagctgggagggagcaataaTATTGACTGACTATGGGTCCCcctggactgggttgagaaacactggcttaGACAAACTCTTTTAGCATCATTAGCTGCTGGAAGTAACTAATTTGGAGAagcattgaatttttttttccagctgcCAATACtttatatcatccatccatccatccatctttcataacAGCTTATCCAATACAGTTTCATTATGTAAGATGCAGTGTTTATAATTCTCTAACCAAAATTAATCAGTGTGTCTCCCTTTCTCATGCTGCATTTCTTTTCAGGCAGTGCTGTGGACGCTAGTCTTGCTCTTCTCCAGGAAGCAGAGCAGCGCCTGAAGACCCTGGTCAAGGAACGTTTAGATCAGGCAATCACTGCTGGGGACCTGGCCCAGGTTGAGAGGTTCTTTAAGATCTTCCCTCTGTTGGGCCTCCATGATGAGGGACTGGCCCGCTTTGCTCAGTACCTCTGCACACAGGTAGGTACCCGTCATTGATAGAAAAACCATGGACCAGCGCTTGTCTCTCTGGTTCTCTTCATCTGGAATCCTGTGCTCTGATGGATGAAAGTTGATGATTTTGTCATCATCTCTCCACCTTCAGCTGGCCAGTAAAGCAGAGGAGAACCTGCTCCTTGCCTTAGGCGGAGATCTGGGTGAACGGAGAGCGGGGCTAGTCTTTGCTGACACTCTCACTCTGCTGCTGGAAGGTAAGATGTTGGAGGAGAGTATGCTGGTGTTCGCGTCCATCACTCTCAACACCGTTGACACTGCTAATCATCCACAATGACTCTGGTCACCTGCTGTGAATTTTGCAGCCAATTTAACATGCCCCTTGACGACCCCTCGCTCCATATGCACCAGGCATCGCACGGATCATAGAAACCCACCAGCCCATCGTGGAAACCTATTACGGACCGGGCCGCCTGTACACGCTGATCCGACACCTGCAGGTGGAGTGCGACCGGCAGGCTGAGAAGATCGTGGACAAGTTCATCCAGCAGCGGGACTATCACAGCAAGGTGTGGGCTCGGCACAAGTGAAAACGACACATCTAATGCTTAGAACCGACCCTGAAAGGCTGTGAGACTGACGGAATGCTGTCACTCCTGCAGTTCCAGATTGTCCAGAACAGCATGATCAGAAGCATGTCTACTGAGAAGATCGAGCCCAGGTCAGAGTGCCACCCCCTCCTTCTTTAATCCTCATTTCTGGCAGCTGTCAGCTTTgcaacacccctccccccgttGCACTTCATGTTTCCACATGTCTCTTCAGGGAGCTGGACCCCGTCTTGCTGGAGGTCGCGGTGATGAACTCCCGGGCTGAGCTGTACCTGCGTTTTCTACTGCGGCGAATCTCAGCCGACTTCGAGGTCGGGGACGCCACTGCGCCCAAGAGTACCGTGCAAGGTAACAGGGCGAGGTGGCGCGTGATGGGCCGCGGCAGGGTCCACTGGCCCAGTGCTCACAGTGTTCCTCTCACTGCTTGGCCCAGAGCACCAGCAGGGCCTGGAGAAGCTGCTAAAACACTGCCTGCTGAGCCGGAACATGCAGGAGCTGATTGGATACTACATACCCATGGAGGAGTACTACATGAGGGAGACTGTCAACAAGGTAACAGCCCCTGGCTACAGCGTAGGACAACCGGCCAGATGACAGGAGGGGTCTACAGCGATTGAGGGTTTTGATGGTGTAGAGCACTGCAGTTATTTACTGTCATCTCACCATATTTGTGTCATCTCACCATATTTGTGTCATCTCACCATATTTGTGTCATCTCACCATATTTgccatgtcacatgaccaccaTGAAACGTTGTTTCTCTGAAGCCACTGTGCAGTTTCTGATCAAGTAAAGATACGCGATGAAAAGTTTTAGCTGTAAGAAAGTCAGGGACTGAAACCAGGGCCGGGTCACAGGGTTTTTGTGGCATAAAATGATTAGATTGCTAGATATTAGGGCATTACAGTCAGGAGGTTCTTACAGGGAAGAATATAGCAGAATCCCATCCTGACTTAAGGGGTACATTCAGAACGTCAATCAGCAGCCAGAAAGCAAATGGTTAAAGCCGACCTGCTACACGTCTTGTTATTTGGGTTTCGCTTTCATCGAAAGCCACGTTTTTGCTCGCTCTAATCTAAACCCATTCATACCGGCAGACATTTTACTTAATcatagcgccccctactggcctggCGTCTGTCTGCCTTGAGCTTGCTGATGGGAAGGTCGAGATGAGCATATGGGCTGCTGTTAATGGGGCGAATCGCTCACCTGAGTCTGCATTTATTCTTTCCTACAGCGTTTACCCTATTTGACTGGCATAAAGCTTAACAATGAATTAACTTCACTTCATTTATAATTCATATTCCTTTTTAACCttctgcaaaattcaggccAGGGTTTCAAGCCCCGCGGGAAAAATGTCAATCACAAAACTGGTGGCACTGGGCAACACATATAATATATAGAGATTATATCGCTCTCCCCATAAACGGGAACACTGGGGGAAGTAGACACAGCAGAGAAAATGCACGTCACTGAAAACCTTAGAAGGATCTGGAATTTTTTTCCTGTAGTCTGTTTCTAGGCTCCCATTTCTGCTCGGCAATTCAGTGCAGCTCCACATCAGCCGCACCCTTGTTCCTCGCGCTGTAGGCCGTTGCCATGGACACGTACGAGAAGGGTCAGCTGACGTCCAGCATGGTGGATGACAGCTTCTACATCGTGAAGAAGTGCATCAGCAGAGCGCTGTCCAGCTCCAGCATCGACTGCCTGTGTGCTATGATCAACCACGCCACCTCTGTGCTGGAGACGGACTTCAGGTGCGCCGCCTCGCGACGccccccccgcctcctcccCAAAGCCCGCCGTCACCGGCGGCTCTAATGCGCCTCCTTTCTTGCAGGGAGGTTCTGTACAACAAGCTGCGACAGGGCTTCCCTGCCACTACTCTGCAGGACATCCAGCGCGGCGTCAGCAGTGCAGTCAGCCTGATGCACAGCAGCCTGCAGCAGGGCAAGTTCAACACGCTGGGCATCGAGAGCGCTGAAGACGCCAAGGCCTCCTTCCTGGTGGGTGTCCGCAGGCCCCCCCTGCTCCGCAGCAGGCCCCCCCTGCTCCGCAGCAGGCCCCCCCTGCTCCGCAGCAGGCCCCCCCTGCTCCGCAGCAGGCCCGTGACCACATCCTCCTTTTTTACTGTCCATTAAATAGATATTCTGGATATACCTGTCTTACACCACAGCGCTGTTGAAGTCTCaggtctgattggtcagaagggTGTTGATTTAATTTTCTATAACCGCACATGTAGTGCCAGGCAGCCATTGCTGTATTATAATTTGAAATTCTAACTAATGTTACTTTAAATTCCAGACATAGAACAAAATTTAAAGTTTAACAGAAACTATAAAAACATTAGCAAAAGTAGTTCTACTGATAAATGCTTTTTTGGTTTGTAAACGTAGAACTAATGTCTGCAGGTACAGACCTGTAAGCCAGATGCGTAGTGACTGTCGAATAAGCGGGTTATTGCACTCTGTGCCGTGCAGCATGCATTTCTACGCGAGTGGCGTGTGGTTCAGCGGGCCCAGGTTTGAACCTCGGCAGAATGGTCACACGTCACAGCTCCCTGGGGGCTGCAGGGTAGCTGCCCCTGCTCTGTGACTCCCAGGCTTGCTCTCGCCTGCATTtgcgtctcatggagagcaagatggagtagAGTGAAAggaatttccctacggggattaataaagtaccaCTATTCTACTCTATTAAATGCGCTCTGCAGCATGCGTTTTAAAACAAGACCCGCTTGTTGTGCATGAGCCCTTGAGCCCTTACTTGTGGtgcctctctgtctggcagGTGACTCTGAATAACGTAGAGGTGTGCAGCGAGAATATCATCACCCTGAAGAAGAACCTGGAGGTGTGAACACCGCACCCCCGCCAGCACCTGTTACTTTGTGGAGAAACGTGCTTTTCAGATGTCTTGCTGCTTATAGGCATGTTTTTGTCCCAGTAGCTGAAACTCCTAACCATTATCGAGCTGCCATTCATCGTATCATGATGATTTTGTAAGGGATTTAGGGATGTGAACCTCAGGAGATTTCAGAGGGATCTGTTAAGGGTCTGGGCCGGGGTCAGGCCGACTGGAAGCATGTGCACTCTAACGCCATCTGCTGACAAGATGTGAGAAGAACAGAGGTTTGTCGCCCCCTGTCCCAGAACGACTGCGCCAAGCTGTTCAGCCAGGGGTTCGGCTCGGGGGAGCAGGCGCAGGCCAAGATCGACAGCTGCCTGTCGGACCTCGTCAGCACATCCAGCAAGTTCAAAGACCTGCTACAGGTGAGAGAGCACCCCCTGGTGGCCTGATTACTGCACACGGTCAGTCACTGCCTGGATTAACCCCTCTAGCACCAGTAACTGGAGCTGCATTAAACCAGCCTGTAACTGAATGTgataatctcccccccccccagaatggcTTTGAAGCTTTATTTCCCTATCACTAGCCTCTTACAGATGGAGTgttctaaagaaaaaaacattctaaAAATTCTGGCGTAGTGTGTCTaacttgttgggggggggttggtgtttGGTGCAGGAGGGTCTCACAGAGTTGAACAGCACGGCCATTAAACCCCAGGTCAAACCTTGGATCAGCAACTTCCTGTCCGTCTCTCACAACATCGAGGAGGTAGGGCGGCCATGTTGGCTCAGTGTCCTTATTTCACGCGTATGCCAGTCTGCAGCTGCCAGCCCAGCGTGGGATAACGGGCCGGGCCCCCCCGGCATTCCTATTGCAGGAGGAGTTTAATGAGTATGAGGCTAACGACCCCTGGGTTCAGCAGTTCATCgtcaacctggagcagttgATGGCTGAGTTCAAGGTAACGCCAACCTTGGATGCTAGCTCGTTGCCATAGCGATCCTGTCATGATGGAAAACAATCTGTAGAGGATGCGTCCTCTGACAGCAACCAGATGAGGTTATGGGATCAATGAAACCCACCTTCTCTCTCCACCCTCAACCCATGCCCCAGGCCGGCCTCTCTCCAGTTATCTACGACACACTCACCGGCCTGATGACCAGCCTGATCTCCCTGGAGCTGGAGAAGACTGTATTCAAGTGCACCTTCAGCAGGGTGAGAGTCCAGTCACGGCCGGTCGTAGCACAAGGGAACTGTCGCCCTCTGGCAGGGAGCCAaggggatttgggggggggggggggctgcttagTGACTCAGAGGAGAGCAGGAGCCGGCCTGCTCCCCAGAGAGTGCATGGACCATCCGCATTCTCACAGAGTAAAGACGGATTTATCCTGCTCATTATACCAGGCAGTTATGACCTCGGGAGGAACAGCTTATACACAGGATGTGGTCTGCAGAGTCTGGGCAGTGATGGTCCTGCTTTGTTTGAAGTGAACACAGAACGGTTTTGTATTAATGAGATACTGAAGATCTGCAGGCATCTGCCTGACTCTGTTTCTCCTAGTAGGCTGCTCTTGAGGGAATTAATTGTCTCCGAAATTGTTTGATttccctcccccaaccccccccagcTGGGCGGGCTTCAGTTCGATAAGGAGCTACGTTCTCTCGTGGCGTACCTGACCACCGTCACCACGTGGACCATCCGAGACAAGTTTGCCCGCCTCACCCAGATGGCCACCATCCTCAACCTGGAACGGGTACTTCTCCAGGCTCCCTCTCTCCTGTCTCACGTCAGCTTATTGCATTAGTTATTGCATCATGAGTATTTAATTGCGACAATATTTCATCCTTTGTGCCTCTGAGACTGAATTATGATGGGCTGTGGTTGTGGTGGGAAAATCCCATAATGGGAGAGGGAGGCGGTTTTTGCCATTCCTGAAGAAGGTGGGGGGCTGAGACGGGAAGGATCCCGGGTAAAGTTACACCCCTGCCCTTCTCCTGGGCCCAGTGACGCACGCTGCCCCCTTGTGGTGCGCAACTCACTCACCACATAGCTGCCAGGGGAAATCCTTGCTGCCTTGTGGTCTGTTCCACACTGTAACCCAGACCCTGTCTGCAGGTTTGCTGTAGCTTGTCTGATGCAAACGAACACTGGAGCAATAAAAGATTAAGTGAAACCAATTACTTTAACAGCACatggaaatatatataatatattggaATGCGGTTGCATGACTCATGCTTCAGAGTGACGTTCCATCCATTTATGCACCTCGTAAATTACCGGTCAGATAAGTACCTTACTCAGGTTTACTACTGCAGGGATACCCGTGGgatttgaataaaaaaaaaaaacagtcattgTTTCTGAGCACCATGGACGATCTCTGGTGGTAAAGGGTCATAAATATTATGACAGAGACTGTTTTATTCAAGGGGGACAGCACCTTAATTTCACCTGGTGGATCTTTGGATATGACCTGCATTTTCACTAATCAGGAGCAGCCTCCTGCTTATGCTTCCCTGTCTCTGTGTTTCCGCCCACCAGGTGACCGAGATCCTGGACTACTGGGGCCCAAACTCGGGCCCTCTGACTTGGCGTCTGACCCCGGCGGAGGTCAGACAGGTGCTGGCGTTGCGCATCGACTTTCGCAGCGAAGACATAAAGCGCCTGCGGCTGTAGGGGCGACTGGCTCCCGCCCCACACCTGGACGCCGCGACTTGCTGTCTCCTGCTGTAGTGGACGCTGACACGCTTGGTGCGAATTTGGCCGTACCGTTGTCCATCACACGCAAACTCATGGCCTGTTCCTCCGGAGAACGTCCACGATCATCCCAGGAGGAATCGTCAGGGTGTGGTTGACGGTGCCTTGGTGGGGAGACGACAGAAAGGAGCAGTTTGCATCCTGTGCCTGGCGGACTGATGCTGCCCTCAGGcctttgagcaagaccctaaacCCCCCAGTTTCGACAGGGGCGTCAGACACTGGCTGTCACCTGTATACATCTGCATGTCTCATAGGGTACAAGATGGAACAGGTAAAGAGACTATTTCCCCATGtggattattattaataataataataatgatggtgACGATAAtaataaagtatcactattGTATTCTAATGTGTTCCCACATGCtaagatgggggaggggtgtggcGTCGGTAACCCAGCATCCTAGGAGAGCAGAGAGACAACAGTTGGATCTGTTGAGCCCAACTGGACTAGCAATACTGCAGCAACCAGCAAAGCAGAGCCTGTACTggacctgtaatggactggactCACGCCATCAACTGTATCACAGGTGGCCATAGATTATAAACAGTTAGATAATtaatatgtgatttttttatccctttgaaatatattaaaaacattGAATATGGTGAATATTCTAACACTGAAAATTGCTGCAAGGGCCAGCTTTAGGTCAGAGGAGAAATTAGCGCAAAACTTTAGGCTGATTGCAGATTGTCTGAGCAAAAGCAGTTTGAAATATAGAGACGTGGATCTGGTAGTTAAGAAAAACTAAATCAGCAGTATATAGTCACCCAAA
Coding sequences within it:
- the cog4 gene encoding conserved oligomeric Golgi complex subunit 4 codes for the protein MAEVTCLMFVCVNMSDSVAKKRSRSSGFSAISRETIENLTELDDLERVYQQLCDEEKQVESELESLVSQQGNIETKMLALQRMGPNLQLIEGDASQLSGMITFTCSLAENVSSKVRQLDLAKNRLYQAIQRADDILDLKFCTDGVQTALRNEDYEQAAAHVHRYLSLDQSVIELSRQGGESSAVDASLALLQEAEQRLKTLVKERLDQAITAGDLAQVERFFKIFPLLGLHDEGLARFAQYLCTQLASKAEENLLLALGGDLGERRAGLVFADTLTLLLEGIARIIETHQPIVETYYGPGRLYTLIRHLQVECDRQAEKIVDKFIQQRDYHSKFQIVQNSMIRSMSTEKIEPRELDPVLLEVAVMNSRAELYLRFLLRRISADFEVGDATAPKSTVQEHQQGLEKLLKHCLLSRNMQELIGYYIPMEEYYMRETVNKAVAMDTYEKGQLTSSMVDDSFYIVKKCISRALSSSSIDCLCAMINHATSVLETDFREVLYNKLRQGFPATTLQDIQRGVSSAVSLMHSSLQQGKFNTLGIESAEDAKASFLVTLNNVEVCSENIITLKKNLENDCAKLFSQGFGSGEQAQAKIDSCLSDLVSTSSKFKDLLQEGLTELNSTAIKPQVKPWISNFLSVSHNIEEEEFNEYEANDPWVQQFIVNLEQLMAEFKAGLSPVIYDTLTGLMTSLISLELEKTVFKCTFSRLGGLQFDKELRSLVAYLTTVTTWTIRDKFARLTQMATILNLERVTEILDYWGPNSGPLTWRLTPAEVRQVLALRIDFRSEDIKRLRL